The DNA sequence CCGGTTGCCGTGTCGAGAATATCGTTTGACGTCGCACCGTAGTGGACCCAGCGCCCGGCATCGCCGCAGACTTCGGTCATTGCCCGGACGACTGCCATCATGTCGTGGTTGATCTCCTCCTCGATTGCCTTCGCGCGTTCGAGAGATGCATCATGGGCCCGGGTTTCTATTGCTGCCGCGTCTGATTCAGGAATAATCCCGGTCCGTCCCTCGGCGACCGCCAAGGCGACCTCCGCACTGATAATGGACCTGAACCGGTTCTCTTCGTCCCAGACAGCCCGCATCTCCGGTGTCCCGTACCGGAAGTCAATGGGGTGAATTGCCATAGTACCCCAGTATTGGGGCTGTGGAGGTAAAATTGGTTTGGCGAAGGTAGTTAGTCTTTGACCTGGTACTCCGCCTCGATGACGTCATCATCCTTATCCTGTTCGGGGATGATGACGGCAGCAATGATATAGAGGGCGACGCCGAGAATGACATAGGTCAGAAGGGTGAATGCAATCCATGCGAGACGCACAAGGTTCGGGTCGATATCATAGGCTTCACCAATGCCACCGCATACACCCGAAATCATTCGGTTCTTCCGTGACAGTTTCACTTCTTTCATCGAATGAACACTCCAATATTAGTGTGGAACCATGGACATATGTTCTTTCCGCGCGGCAGGGGCAGCTATCCAATACCAATAGTACATGTTACAGGAACCCAAATATCTGAAGAGCAATGGGCACCCTTGATGATTTCTTCCCCTACCCTGCCTTCCGGCCGCACCAGCAGGAGATGCTTGCGACCGTAGCCGGTGTTGCACGTAACGGCGGCATAGCCATGATAGACGCCCCGACGGGAAGCGGTAAATCGAGCGTCATCGCCTCGCTTCTCTCCGAGGCGAACGGGAGAAAAATTGTGGTCGCGGTCAGGACCAAATCCCAGCTGACCACATTTATCAGGGAACTCGAACTCATCCGTAAAAAACAGCCCGGCCTGCGCTATGCCTATCTGATCGGCAAACGCCAGATGTGCCCTGCCACGGGGGAGGGGGATACCTATCGGGTCTGTGAGGGACTCAAGTCGTTTTCAACGGCTCTGCTTCGTGACCGGGCAAAAGCGGGATCCCTCATCCCTGCAAAGGACCGGGTTATCGAGGAGCAGCTTCGGAGGCAGGATCCCGAACACCCTCTCATATGCCCGTATTTCATCAAAAGCAGGGTCTTTGTTGATTCAGGGGAAGGACTGCGCATGGTCCCGTCGGCTTCGCTTCGGACCCGTGCGGAGCAGGTGTCCAAGCAGAGAATTCCTCCCGATAAATTGCATGAATTCTGCGGAGGGCTCTGCCCGTACGAGGTGATGATGCAGGCAGCCCGTGATGCCGATGTGCTCCTGCTCAATTTTCATCATATCTTCAATGGGGACATCCGCGACCAGCTGTATCAGTCACTGGGTATCGAGCCGGAACAGACTTTTCTTCTCGTTGATGAGGCCCATAACTGCGGGGATACCGTCGAGGCCATCCAGAGTGTCACCATCGCCCGTGCGACGATGGATCAGGCGATGAACGAGCTCGGGCGCATGCGGGGAAGGACGCCCGGTGTCGATGCGCTGATCAACCTCTCCCCGAGGGTGATGAATTTTATGGATTCCCTCTCCCGTTCGTTCAAGGAGGAGGACTGGTTCGACCCCAAGAACTTCGAGCGCTTTGTTCTCAACGGAACGCTGTATTCCACGGTGGACGAGATTGTCGACGACCTCCTGCGGGTCGACGAGGTGCACCGCGAGGCACAGATCCAGGCGGGAGACTTCAAGGAGAGTGCCATCGAGCGGCTGACGGAGTTTTTTTACCGGATCATGCGTGCCAAGGACGACCCTGCGTTCCTGACGGTGTACCGCAAGCGCGACGGCGAGGTGTCCCTGCAGGTGCGAAGCATCGATCCCTCGTCCACCCTGAAGGATATCGCTTCATTCCATGCGTGTGCGGTGTTCATCAGCGGCACACTCTCCCCGCTGGAGAGTTATCGCCGCCTCTATTTCGAGGATCTCCCCGTCACTACGCTCTCGCTCCCGAATTCGTTTCCGCCCGAGAACAGGCGGCTCTTCTGTGCGGGGGATATCACGTCCGCCTACAGCATGCGGCGTGACCGCGACCACACTGAACTGGTGGACGGCTATATCCGTGCATATGCCCGTCTTCCCGGCAATCTTGCGGTCTATTTCCCCTCGTATGATCTGATGCACCGGTTCACCGAGAACCTCCCCTCGCGCCTGAACGGCAAGGAAGTCTTTATCGAGCCGCCATCGGCAGGCGATGCCGATGCGGCGCTGAAGCGGTTTGTTGCCCTCCCCTCCACGGGCAGGGAAGGGATCCTCTTCGGAGTCTGCGGGGGGAAATGGTCGGAAGGGCTCGACTACCGCGGGGACCAGCTCTCAGGGGCATTCGTCTTCGGTCTCCCTCTTGCCCCCTTCAATGATGTTCGGAAGATGGTCATCCAGTACTTCAAAAACAAGTTCGGTCCGGAAGGGGAGTTTATCAGTTATACCCTGCCGGCGGTCAACCGGGTGCTTCAGGCCCTTGGCCGTGTCCTCAGAACCCCGGAAGACAGGGGGGTGCTCATCATCGGAGAGTCGCGGTTCCTCGAAAAGGGGGTGCGTCCCGGTCTTCCGGAGTGGATGACGGATGAAATGGAGGTCTGCACCTTCGCTGAATTCCGTTCCGAGGTACAGAAATGGCGGTGATCGAGGGTGCCTGCAGGTTTGGGCTCTGGTGGGTGCATGTCACCTGGTCGAAGGGGACTGTCTACTCGGTCAGGTTTGCACGCGAAGGAGTCGACGGCCCCGTCCCCTCCCAACTGCGTTCGTATCTGAACGGCAGAGCCTGCCGCCTCGGAGAACTCTCCAGTGTGGCCACGGCACAGGGTGCCCCGTATGCCGCGGTGTATCAGGCTGTCCGCCAGATTCCCTGCGGGGAAACCCGTACCTATGCCGAAGTGGGTACCCGGGCCGGAACCAGCCCCCGCGTTGTGGGGGTGGCAATGCGGCGAAACCCTACCCCGCTCATCGTTCCATGTCACAGGGTGGTTGCCGCAGGGGGCATCGGTGGGTTCACCCCCGACATCTCTCTCAAAATGGACCTTTTGAAGCTTGAAAAGAATATTCTGTCGCATATTTAAGGCAGGAAGGCGTATATGTTTCATTGAGGTTTCGTATGAGGATTGCAGTTCTTGGCGCTGGTGCAGTTGGTCTCTCGATAGCCGCACGGCTTTCCACCGCCTGTGATGTATATGCGGTGGCCCGGCCGCGACATATTGCGGCTATAGAGCGGGGGGCCCTGCGTCTCACCGGCCTCTGGGGCGATGAGCTGTATACCTTCCCCTGCGGGACGGATCTTCCGGCAGATGACTATGATTATATCCTAATCACTTCCAAGTCTCTGGCCACCCGCTCCATCTGCGAGGAATTCGGGGGCCGGTTCGGCGATGCGGAGGTTGTCTCTATCCAGAATGGCATAGGGAACGAGGAGATCATCCATGAATATACGCCGAATGTCATCGGCGGGATGATCATCACCGGGTTTGAATGGAGGGGTGATGCCGATGTGCATGTGTCGGTCATCGGAGGGAATGCAAATTTTGGGCGGTTCCCGGACGGGGAGGATGAACCGGTATGTCGTCTGGTATCCCTCTTTGAGGAGGTCGGCATCGGCGCAGAGAGTCATCCGTCGATCCGGACTGCGTTGTGGGGCAAGACTCTCTACAATGCAGCCCTTAATCCCCTTGGTGCCATCATGAACGTTCCCTATGGTGCCCTGAAAGAGCCGCATGCATGGCATATCATCGAGCAGGTTGTGACGGAAGGGTTTGCCGCCGCATCCGCAGATGGTGTCATGTTGGAATGGGCATCACCGGAAGAATACCTTGAGTACCTCGCAAACATACAGATTCCTGCAACCGCACAGCATCGCTCGTCGATGCTCCAGGATATCACTGCAGGCAGGATCACCGAGATCGATTTTATCAACGGCGCCATCGTGAGGATTGGTGAACGATACGGCATTGATACAACGGTGAACAATCTGATCTGCGACCTGATCCATTTCCGTGAATCTTCGATGAAGAAATGATGTGATGAAGGGGGAATACGTGATGCGGTCGGCGATAATTCTTGTTGGAGGGCAGGGGCGGCGCGCTGGAGGCCGGGAGAAGTTCAGGTTCATCTATGAGGGGGAGACCTTCCTATCGCGCCTCATCATCACGCTGGATGAGGTGGTCGATGAGATCCTTATCGTTGCCCGTGATACCGCACAGTGCGCCCGTGTAGCGGAGATGACGCATGTGCGCATCGTTCCCGACCGTCACCAGGGAGTCGGACCCGCAGGGGGACTGCAGGCAGGTGCCTTGGAGGCACGGGGCGATCTGGTTTTTGGTGTGGCATGCGATATGCCCTGCGTCAAAGCTGAGGTCGTCGACCGTCTCTTCAGGCTGGTAGACGGGTACGATGCGGTCATCCCCTGCTGGGGGGGTACAACCATGCTTGAACCTCTTCATGCGGTCTACCGGCCCCGGGCCCTCCTCTCGGCATATGAAGCGTCAACGTCGCATTCCCTTCGCAGTCTGACTCATCATCTCAATGTCCGATATGTCGATGTGGACACCTTCAGGGATGTCGATCCGGAGCTTCGAACCTTTACCAATATCAACCGGCTGGAGGATCTGGAGGAGATTCAGGCCTGCCTGGAGGATGATGCCACCGTATGATGCAGGTGAGGATCATCGCCGTCGGCCGGGCGAAGGAGCCCTTTTTCCGGCAGGGTGTAGAGGAGTACATAAAACGGCTGACCGGGACGGCGAAGGTCACCATCGTCGAACTTGCGGATGAACCTACTCCTGCGGGAGCATCCGCGGCAGAGAAGGCGAAGGTCCTCGATGTGGAAGGGTCCCGGATTATGAAAACCATTCACCCCGGGGAATACTGCATTCTTCTGGACCTTGCCGGGACAGCCATGACATCCGAGGTATTCGCAGGGAAAATTGAGGAGCTCACCCTTGCCGGGACCTCCAGGTTTGCCTATGTCATCGGGGGGAGTCTCGGTGTCTCGGATGATGTGAGGCGGCGTGCCGATCTTCGGCTATCCCTCGGCCCGATGACCTACCCCCACCAGATGGTCCGCCTCATCATTGCCGAACAGCTCTACCGCGCATGCATGATTGCAAAGGGCGCCCAGTATCACAAATAAGGGTGCATGTACCATCGTCCGACGATGATGCGCGGGCACTATTTTCATCCGATACGATTCGCATTTCGCTGTGTCCGCCAGGCGACATGGATGGCATCATTTTTCATCGTTCCGATAGGAACGAAGGCATTTCCTGATTGTCGGGAGTGTGGGGCGTGCTCTCGTTTCTCTGACAACCGATGCCATGGATTGATCGGGAAGAGGCGGGAAAAATAACGGTGGGCGCGTCCGAAAAGAAGAGAATTTTTAAAACAGAACCTTTCTTCCGGAGGCATCCCTGCTGTAGCTGCCAAACTCAGTGCTCTGGAGGAGGGCATCACCGGTAAAGACCGGGCCGTCGCGGCATACCCTGAGGCCGGACGGGTCACAGCAGCAGGATCCGCAGATTCCAACCCCGCATTTCATGTACCTGTGCAGGGAGAACTGTCCCCGCCCGGCGATCCCGTGAGCGTCGAGGATGCCAAGCACCGCCTTCATCATCATCTCGGGTCCGCAGACGCAGATGGTATCATAGGATGCCGGGTCCGCCTCTTCCAGGAGTGCCGTGACAAACCCGTGGTGTCCACGGGTTCCATCGTCGGTTGCGATTCTCAGGTCAACCTCCCCATCCAGTTCACCCGCATAGAGGAGTTCCTCTGCCGTCCGGGCGCCGAGGATGAAGGTGTCTGCCAGGCCGTCGGTCACCAGCGGCCGGAGCGGTGCGGCTCCGACACCGCCTGCAACGGCAAGGACCCGTCCGGTCGGGGAAAAGCCGTTGCCGAGTGGTCCCTTGATGCCAATGAGATCCCCCTCGCTGCGCGAGAAGAGGGCTTCCGTCGCCTCGCCAACCTTCTGGACCGTGATAGCGTTTCGTGCGGAGAGGGCCATCGGTACTTCATCGACTCCGGGAATCCAGACCATGCAGAACTGCCCTGCCCCCGCATCGAAGCGGCGGGAGAACTCAAAGGTCCTTATGGACGGCGTCTCATGGATGATATGGGTGATGACGACCGGTTCGGATGGAATCTCTTCAATCATGGGCGCACCCCACAATGGCGCAGGGGTCTTCGCCCCCGTCGACACGATACAGCTCCTCTGCTATGGCGGTAAAGACATTTTCAGATTCGACAATAGCGCTGCCGATTTCAACGGCGGACGCTCCGGCCATCATCAGCTCTGCGACATTATCTGCCGTCGCAACGCCGCCGCACCCGATAATCGGGATATCACATGCCTCATACAGCTCCCAGACACAGCGAACCGCGATGGGGAATATCGCCGGGCCCGAGAGGCCGCCCATTCCGTTGCCGAGGAGCGGGCGGCGCATCCCGGTGGAAATGCGCATAGCCTTGACGGTATTGATGGCGACGACGGCATCGGCACCTCCTTCCTCTGCCGCAATTCCGAAATCCGCAATCGAGCAGACATTCGGGGTGA is a window from the Methanovulcanius yangii genome containing:
- the mobA gene encoding molybdenum cofactor guanylyltransferase; protein product: MKGEYVMRSAIILVGGQGRRAGGREKFRFIYEGETFLSRLIITLDEVVDEILIVARDTAQCARVAEMTHVRIVPDRHQGVGPAGGLQAGALEARGDLVFGVACDMPCVKAEVVDRLFRLVDGYDAVIPCWGGTTMLEPLHAVYRPRALLSAYEASTSHSLRSLTHHLNVRYVDVDTFRDVDPELRTFTNINRLEDLEEIQACLEDDATV
- a CDS encoding PspC domain-containing protein, which translates into the protein MKEVKLSRKNRMISGVCGGIGEAYDIDPNLVRLAWIAFTLLTYVILGVALYIIAAVIIPEQDKDDDVIEAEYQVKD
- a CDS encoding methylated-DNA--[protein]-cysteine S-methyltransferase; amino-acid sequence: MAVIEGACRFGLWWVHVTWSKGTVYSVRFAREGVDGPVPSQLRSYLNGRACRLGELSSVATAQGAPYAAVYQAVRQIPCGETRTYAEVGTRAGTSPRVVGVAMRRNPTPLIVPCHRVVAAGGIGGFTPDISLKMDLLKLEKNILSHI
- a CDS encoding dihydroorotate dehydrogenase electron transfer subunit, which translates into the protein MIEEIPSEPVVITHIIHETPSIRTFEFSRRFDAGAGQFCMVWIPGVDEVPMALSARNAITVQKVGEATEALFSRSEGDLIGIKGPLGNGFSPTGRVLAVAGGVGAAPLRPLVTDGLADTFILGARTAEELLYAGELDGEVDLRIATDDGTRGHHGFVTALLEEADPASYDTICVCGPEMMMKAVLGILDAHGIAGRGQFSLHRYMKCGVGICGSCCCDPSGLRVCRDGPVFTGDALLQSTEFGSYSRDASGRKVLF
- a CDS encoding ATP-dependent DNA helicase, with amino-acid sequence MGTLDDFFPYPAFRPHQQEMLATVAGVARNGGIAMIDAPTGSGKSSVIASLLSEANGRKIVVAVRTKSQLTTFIRELELIRKKQPGLRYAYLIGKRQMCPATGEGDTYRVCEGLKSFSTALLRDRAKAGSLIPAKDRVIEEQLRRQDPEHPLICPYFIKSRVFVDSGEGLRMVPSASLRTRAEQVSKQRIPPDKLHEFCGGLCPYEVMMQAARDADVLLLNFHHIFNGDIRDQLYQSLGIEPEQTFLLVDEAHNCGDTVEAIQSVTIARATMDQAMNELGRMRGRTPGVDALINLSPRVMNFMDSLSRSFKEEDWFDPKNFERFVLNGTLYSTVDEIVDDLLRVDEVHREAQIQAGDFKESAIERLTEFFYRIMRAKDDPAFLTVYRKRDGEVSLQVRSIDPSSTLKDIASFHACAVFISGTLSPLESYRRLYFEDLPVTTLSLPNSFPPENRRLFCAGDITSAYSMRRDRDHTELVDGYIRAYARLPGNLAVYFPSYDLMHRFTENLPSRLNGKEVFIEPPSAGDADAALKRFVALPSTGREGILFGVCGGKWSEGLDYRGDQLSGAFVFGLPLAPFNDVRKMVIQYFKNKFGPEGEFISYTLPAVNRVLQALGRVLRTPEDRGVLIIGESRFLEKGVRPGLPEWMTDEMEVCTFAEFRSEVQKWR
- a CDS encoding ketopantoate reductase family protein is translated as MRIAVLGAGAVGLSIAARLSTACDVYAVARPRHIAAIERGALRLTGLWGDELYTFPCGTDLPADDYDYILITSKSLATRSICEEFGGRFGDAEVVSIQNGIGNEEIIHEYTPNVIGGMIITGFEWRGDADVHVSVIGGNANFGRFPDGEDEPVCRLVSLFEEVGIGAESHPSIRTALWGKTLYNAALNPLGAIMNVPYGALKEPHAWHIIEQVVTEGFAAASADGVMLEWASPEEYLEYLANIQIPATAQHRSSMLQDITAGRITEIDFINGAIVRIGERYGIDTTVNNLICDLIHFRESSMKK
- the rlmH gene encoding 23S rRNA (pseudouridine(1915)-N(3))-methyltransferase RlmH, whose protein sequence is MMQVRIIAVGRAKEPFFRQGVEEYIKRLTGTAKVTIVELADEPTPAGASAAEKAKVLDVEGSRIMKTIHPGEYCILLDLAGTAMTSEVFAGKIEELTLAGTSRFAYVIGGSLGVSDDVRRRADLRLSLGPMTYPHQMVRLIIAEQLYRACMIAKGAQYHK